Within the Candidatus Palauibacter soopunensis genome, the region GCTGCGCTCGGGCCGGTAGTCGGCATCGTGGATCTCGATCGGTCCGCTGACGAGCGACGTGGCGTTCTCGACGAGTCCCGTCGAGACCCCCTCGGCCCATCCGACCATGAACACCACGGCAAAGTAGCCGACCCCGAGGCCGAGCGCGGTGAGAGCGGTTCGCTTCCGGTTACGGCCGAGGTTGCGCCACCCGATTCGCCACAACCGGCCCGTCACGCGGCGCTACCTCCCGCGCTGCAGGGTCCGGAGCGAGAAGAAGGATGGATCGACGTCGATGTCGAACTCAAGCTCCTCGTAGCGGATCGTCGTGCGTTCGTCCGGCTTGTCCGCCGGGTACATGTTCATGACCCTGGGAACGATCCGCCCTCTGAACTCGGTGTAGTCGCCGTGCTCTATGGTCCTGGCCAGTTCGCCGTTCTCGTCGAAGAACTCCGCCCGGACCGGCATGTCGTCGGACTGCCGGATCCGGTAGTCGATGTGTCCCCAGACGACGGGCACCTCCGGCCTGGGAGTCAGGCGAAAGTCCCAGACGGCCACGCCATCCGCATCCTCTCCGTCGAACACGAGTTCGATGTCGTAGTCCTCGACGAGCCTGCTGTCCTTGACCAGGTCGTCGTTCGTGAAGTGCGATCCCATCCACGATCCGCCCATCATCGAGGCAGGAACCTTGATCGTCCGATCGACCTTGGGGAGGTAGTTCCAGATGTCCTCGGCGGCCTTCAGAGTCGCCGTTCCGGCTTCCCTCCGCGGCGCCCGCAGGCGGACGAGCGAATAGTCCGTGCCGAGCGACCAGATCTCCATCGTCATCTGCCGCTCCCAATGCTCGGTCACGACCTCCATCGTCGCGACGCCCCGGCTGGACTCACCGCGCAGCAGCCGGTCCGCCCGATCGATGATGGCGTTCGGGTCCAACTGGGCCCCGGCCGGTGCCGCGACCGTCAGATGCAGGATGACGCCCCCAAGCGCGAGCCACAGCCCCATGCCGTGCCTGTTCGGCCCAGGGAGTCCCTGGCGTGTTCCCGGCATGTGAATGCGCCGGGCGTTACGAGCCGCTATTGCTGTCCGCCGCGGTCATGCCGTCGGGGAAGATCTCGTTCCACGCCGTCAGGAAGCGGTTCATCTCGTCTTCCGTCCCGACCGAGACGCGCAGCCAGTCCAGCATGGGCGGGAAGTCGCGGCCCACGGCCACCTCGTGCTTGCGGAACTCGGCCCTGACCTCGGCCGTCGGCCGTCCCGTTCGGACCATGAAGAAGTTCGTCTCCGACGGGAGCACGTCGAAGCCCTGGCCCCTGAGGACGTCGGCCGTCTGGTCGCGGAGCGTGTTGGAGGTCTCCTTGATCCAGGCCTCGTACTCCTTGTCTTCGAGCGCGGCGACGCCGCCCCACTTCACGAGCGCGTTCACGCTGCCCGTCGCGTAGTCCCGCATCTGGTCGATCATGTCGGGCGGCGCGATCCCGTAGCCGAGACGCATGCCCGCCAGCCCGTAGATCTTCGAGAAGGTGCGCGTCACGAGCACCTTGCGGCCTTCCTTGATGTAGGGGACGGCCGTCTCGTAGCGCGGGTCTTCGATGAAGTGGTGGTACGCCTCGTCGATGAGGACGGGGACGTCTTCCGGAATCCCGTCCAGCAGGCGCCGGATGTCGTCCCCCGGCACGATGACGCCGGTGGGGTTGTTGGGATTGCAGATGTAGACCATGCCCACATCGCGATAGTTTCGGTTCGTGACCTCGATGAGGTCGTCGATGTCCTGCGTGTAGTCGGGCAGGAGCGGGCGCTCGATCACGTCCGCGTCGATCCCGGAGGCGGTCCGGTAGACGGTCAGGTACGTGGGCGAAACGCCGACGACCTTCTCCTCGTGGCGCAGGAAGGCGAGGCCCGCCACGCGCAGCGTCTCGCCGGAGCCCGCGTTGATCATCACGTGATCGGTGGGGACCCCGTGGGACTCCGCGATCTTCTCGAGGATGTCGCCGTCGGGATAGCCGTACCGGTTCGAGTACTTCCAGGCCCCCTTCATCGCCTCCAGCATCTTCTCCGAGGGCCCGTACGGGTTCTCGTTGGAGGAGAGCTTGGCGAGATCGTCGTAGGGGTCGAGCGGCTCGACGCCCTTCGGGGGCGGCCTGAGTCCGGCGCCGATGACCCCGGTCGGGTTCAGGCCCGCAACGCCCAGGGCCGCGGCGGCGCCGCCCACGAAGTGTCGGCGTGAGAACGTGTGCTGGGAATCCATCGCTTCCTCCATGCTCCCTCGAGTCCCTGTCGCCCGGCCGTCGTCCGCGAACCGGGAGTGCGGCCCGAACAAAACGATGCACTGATACTCTGCGGCGCGAGACGTGGCCCGCGCAACGGTGACGGCGTATCCTCCGCTCGAATGGCCCCTCACGAGACCACCCCCGATGCCGGCGTTCCCCCCATCGTCGCGGACGCGATGGCCATCCGCGTGCGGCCGGAGTACGTGGCCGAACACTCGGATCCCGCGTCGTGGCGGTACGTATTCGCCTACCACATCACGATCGAGAACGTCGGGGACGAGACCGCGCAACTCTTCTGGCGCCACTGGCTGATCCACGATCTCGTGGCCGGCGACCACGAGGTGGAGGGCGAGGGCGTCGTCGGGCAGTCTCCGGTGCTGCGACCGGGGGATTCGCACCGGTACAACAGCTTCTGCATCCTGCGGGGGCCGACGGGTCACATGGAGGGGTTCTACCACTTCCGGCGCCGCGACGGCTCCGTGTTCCGCGCCCCGGTCCCGCGCTTCCACTTCCACGCGCCCCCCGAAGCCGTGGGCACGTTGTTCAGTTAGCGCTCGGAGACGGATGGCGGAACCGCTCCACCGGGTGCTCTGGGCCCGGAACGCCGGCCTCGCCGACGCCTGCCTCCGCTCCCCGTTCGTCCGCGGCCTCGCCGACGGATCGCTCGATCCGGAGGCGTTCCGGCGATACGTGGCGCAGGACGCCTTCTTCCTTGGTGCCTTCTTCAGCGCCTACGCCCTCGCCGCCGCGCGCACCGCGGACCGGATGGAGGTCGCGCGCCGGATGCACGCCCTCATGCAGGGCGTGCTCGACGAACTCGAACTTCACGGCGCGTACGCCGAACGACTCGACATCGATCTCGACCGCGTCGAGCCGAACGCCGCCGCCAAGGGCTACACGGACTTCCTCGCCCGCACGGCGTGGCATGCCGAAGCGGGCGAGATTCTCGCCGCCATGACGCCCTGCATGCGGCTCTATGCCTGGCTCGGACGGCGTCTCGAGGCGGGAGATCACACGCAGAACCCCTATCGCGACTGGATCGAGACGTATGCCTCGCCGGACTTCGAGGGGCTCGCCGCGGAACTCGAGAGGTTGCTCGACGATCTGGCCGCGGACCTGCCGGAGCGGGCGTCGGAGGCCTATGCCGAGGCAATGCGCCACGAACTCGCCTTCTTCGAGGCGTTCGGAGGGTAGCCCGGAAGCGAGGGGCGGGCCGCCGGCCGCGCGAG harbors:
- a CDS encoding outer membrane lipoprotein-sorting protein, with the translated sequence MPGTRQGLPGPNRHGMGLWLALGGVILHLTVAAPAGAQLDPNAIIDRADRLLRGESSRGVATMEVVTEHWERQMTMEIWSLGTDYSLVRLRAPRREAGTATLKAAEDIWNYLPKVDRTIKVPASMMGGSWMGSHFTNDDLVKDSRLVEDYDIELVFDGEDADGVAVWDFRLTPRPEVPVVWGHIDYRIRQSDDMPVRAEFFDENGELARTIEHGDYTEFRGRIVPRVMNMYPADKPDERTTIRYEELEFDIDVDPSFFSLRTLQRGR
- a CDS encoding aminotransferase class I/II-fold pyridoxal phosphate-dependent enzyme, which encodes MDSQHTFSRRHFVGGAAAALGVAGLNPTGVIGAGLRPPPKGVEPLDPYDDLAKLSSNENPYGPSEKMLEAMKGAWKYSNRYGYPDGDILEKIAESHGVPTDHVMINAGSGETLRVAGLAFLRHEEKVVGVSPTYLTVYRTASGIDADVIERPLLPDYTQDIDDLIEVTNRNYRDVGMVYICNPNNPTGVIVPGDDIRRLLDGIPEDVPVLIDEAYHHFIEDPRYETAVPYIKEGRKVLVTRTFSKIYGLAGMRLGYGIAPPDMIDQMRDYATGSVNALVKWGGVAALEDKEYEAWIKETSNTLRDQTADVLRGQGFDVLPSETNFFMVRTGRPTAEVRAEFRKHEVAVGRDFPPMLDWLRVSVGTEDEMNRFLTAWNEIFPDGMTAADSNSGS
- the apaG gene encoding Co2+/Mg2+ efflux protein ApaG encodes the protein MAPHETTPDAGVPPIVADAMAIRVRPEYVAEHSDPASWRYVFAYHITIENVGDETAQLFWRHWLIHDLVAGDHEVEGEGVVGQSPVLRPGDSHRYNSFCILRGPTGHMEGFYHFRRRDGSVFRAPVPRFHFHAPPEAVGTLFS
- a CDS encoding TenA family protein codes for the protein MAEPLHRVLWARNAGLADACLRSPFVRGLADGSLDPEAFRRYVAQDAFFLGAFFSAYALAAARTADRMEVARRMHALMQGVLDELELHGAYAERLDIDLDRVEPNAAAKGYTDFLARTAWHAEAGEILAAMTPCMRLYAWLGRRLEAGDHTQNPYRDWIETYASPDFEGLAAELERLLDDLAADLPERASEAYAEAMRHELAFFEAFGG